The Streptomyces sp. DG1A-41 genomic sequence CGGACATCCTGCTCTACCAGGCGCACGAGGTCCCGGTCGGCGAGGACCAGCGCCAGCACGTCGAGCTCACCCGCGACCTCGCCGAGCGGTTCAACGGCCGCTTCGGACAGAGCTTCACCGTCCCGAAGCCGTACATCCTCAGGGAGACGGCGAAGATCTACGACCTTCAGGACCCGTCGATCAAGATGAGCAAGTCGGCGTCCACGCCGAAGGGCCTCATCAACCTCCTCGACGAGCCGAAGGCCACCGCGAAGAAGGTCAAGAGCGCGGTCACCGACACGGACACGGTGATCCGCTACGACGTCGAGAACAAGCCGGGCATCAGCAACCTCCTCACGATCTACTCGACCCTCACCGGCGAGACCATCGGCGAGCTGGAGGAGAAGTACGCGGGCAAGATGTACGGCGCGCTCAAGACGGACCTCGCCGAGGTCATGGTCGAGTTCGTGACGCCCTTCCGGGAGCGCACCCAGCAGTACCTGGACGACCCGGAGACGCTCGACTCGATCCTGGCCAAGGGCGCCGAGAAGGCCCGCGCCGTCGCCGCCGAGACCCTCGCCCAGGCGTACGACAAGGTCGGCTTCCTGCCCGCCAAGCACTGAACCCGCCCCCGCGCACAGCCGTACCACCGAACAGCGCTGTACATCACTTCGGTTGCGCCTGCCTGTAACCGGGTCGTGGCCGTACAGTCGATAGCCGGGTGGTCGTATCAGCGGCCCGTTAACTGAACCGACAGGAGACGATGTGGGGACCGTAACGATCGGTGTCTCGATCGCGGTCCCGGAGCCTCACGGCAGCCGGCTTCAGCAGCTGCGCGCGGGCTTCGGCGACGCCGCGGCTCACGGCATCCCCACGCACGTCACCCTGCTGCCACCGACGGAGATCGACGAGTCCGCCCTGCCTGCCGTCGAGGCGCATCTGTCCGAGGTCGCCGCGGCCGGCCGGCCGTTCCCGATGCGGTTGTCCGGCACCGGCACGTTCCGGCCCCTGTCGCCGGTGGTGTTCGTCCGGGTCGTCGCGGGTGCGGAGGCCTGCACCCGGCTCCAGGAGCAGGTCCGCGATCCCGCCGGGCCGGTCGTACGGGAACTTCAGTTCCCGTACCACCCGCACGTCACGGTGGCGCACGGCATCGAGGAGGCGGCGATGGACCGCGCCTTCGAGGAACTCGCCGACTACGAGGCCGAGTGGCCGTGCACCGGCTTCGCCCTCTACGAGCAGGGCGCCGACGGGGTGTGGCGCAAGCTGCGCGAGTTCCCCTTCGGCGGCTCGGTGGTCCCGCCCCAGGCCGGGCATGTGGAGCGCGGCTCCGTCCCCACCTGGTGATCCGCTCGTAGGTCAGATCGGCAGCCGCCGGAACACACCGCGCGGCAGGTGCCGCAGTGCCGACATCACCACGCGCAGCGCGCCCGGCACCCACACCGTCTCCGAGCGGCGCCGCAGCCCCAGCTCGACGGCCGTCGCCACCGCCTCGGGCGTGGTCGCGAGGGGCGCCTCGGGAAGGCCTGCGGTCATCCGCGTCCGGACGAAGCCGGGGCGTACGACCATGACGTGCACGCCCGTGCCGTGCAGCGCGTCGCCCAGGCCCTGCGCGAAGGCGTCGAGGCCGGCCTTGCTTGAGCCGTAGATGAAGTTCGCGCGGCGGGCCCGCTCGCCCGCGACGGAGGACATGACGACCAGTGAGCCGTGCCCCTGGGACTGGAGCGCGCGGGCGCACACCAGGCCCGCCGAGACCGCGCCGGTGTAGTTGGTCTGCGCGACCCGCACCGCCGCCTCCGGCTCCCGCTCGTCGCGGGCCTGGTCGCCGAGGAGGCCGAAGGCGAGCAGCACCATGTCGATGTCGCCCTCGGCGAAGACCTTGCCGAGCACGGCCTCGTGGGAGGTGGGGTCGAGCGCGTCGAAGGCGACGGTGTGCACATCGGCCCCGAGCCCGCGCAACTGCCCGGCGGCCTCCTCCAGGGCGGGCGACGGGCGGCCGGCCAGCCAGACCGTGCGGGTGCGGCGGGCGATCAGCCGGCGGGCGGTGGCCAGCGCGATCTCCGACGTACCGCCGAGGACGAGCAGGGACTGAGGGAGACCGAAGGCGTCCTTCATGACAGCTCCTAGAGGTTGCCTGGTGTGCCTGTGCCTATGGCTGTGCCTGGAGGCCGAGGCGGCGGGACAGATCGGACGTGAAGACCCCGTGCGGATCCAGTTCCGCCCGCAGGGCCCGGAAGTCGTCCAGCCGCGGGTACATGGCCGCGAGCAGTTCCGGGCGCAGCCGGGCGTCCTTGGCGAGGTAGACGCGTCCGCCGACGGTGGCGACCTCCTCGTCGAGTTCGTCGAGGAACGTGCCGAGGCCGGGCAGGCCCGCCGGGATGTCCAGCGCCAGCGTCCAGCCGGGCACCGGGAAGGACAGCCAGCCCGGGTCGGACTCCCCGAAGCGCTTGAGGACGGCCAGGAAGGACGGGCAGCGGCGTTCGGAGATACGGCGCACGATGCGGCGCAGGGCGTCCTCCCGGCCGTAGCCGACGACGAACTGGTACTGAACGAAGCCGCCCCGGCCGTAGACGCGGTTCCAGTGGGGAACGCCGTCCAGGGGGTGGAAGAAGGCGGAGATGCGCTGGAGTTGGCCGGACCGGGCGCGGGGGGCTTTGCGGTACCAGAGCTCGTTGAAGAGGCCCACGGTCGTGCGGGTGAGCAGGCCCTCGGGGAGGACGGCGGGGACGGACGGGAGGCGGGAGGTGCGGAAGGACAGCGGGTCCCGGCGCAGGCGGGCGGGCAGCGCGTCCAGGGGCGCGTGGTCGCCGCGGGTGAGGACCGCGCGGCCGGTGGCGGCGCCCCGGGCCAGCAGGTCGATCCAGGCGACCGAGTAGCGGTAGCGGTGGTCGGTGGCCGCCAGCCGGGCCATCAGGTCGTCCAGGTCCGTCGCGCGTTCGGTGTCGACCGACATCAGCGAGGTCTCGACCGGCTGGAGCCGGATCGTCGCCGTGAGGATCACACCGGTCAGTCCCATGCCGCCCGCGGTGGCGTCGAACAGGGGCGTGCCGGGGATCACCGTGCGGATCTCGCCGTCGGCGGTGAGCAGTTCGAAGGCGAGCACGTGCCGCGCGAAGGAGCCCGATACGTGGTGGTTCTTGCCGTGGATGTCGGCGCCGATCGCCCCGCCGACGGTGACGTAGCGCGTGCCGGGGGTGACCGGCACGAACCAGCCGAGCGGCAGCAGCACCTCCATCAGCCGGTGCAGGGAGACCCCCGCGTCGCACAGCACGGTGCCACCGTCGGCGTCGATCGCGTGGACGCGGTCCAGGCCCGTCATGTCGAGCACGGACCCGCCCGCGTTCTGCGCCGCGTCCCCGTAGGCCCGTCCCAGGCCCCGGGGGATCCCGCCGCGGGCCCCGCACTCCCGGACGGCTGCCGCGGCCTCCTCGTACGTCCGGGGGCGGATCAGGCGGGCGGCGGTGGGAGCGGTGCGGCCCCAGCCCGTGACGGTGGTGTGGTCCAGGCCCATGACGTCCGGGTCGGAATCGGTGTCGGCAGACATGCCCTTGACCGTATCGCCCCTATGTGGGTTATTAGTTCGAGAACATGGCATTCCTCCCCGAAACGGGTGATTAATGGGATGTCGCTCAATATTGCCGGAGTTCAGGCCAGGTGGGCGTGAACAGTGAGTCCACATGGACGACCTCGACGACCTGCACGACATGGACCACCGGATCGTTTCGGCGCTCAGGGCGTGCGGCACCGACCCACGCGTGGCCGGCGCCGCGCGTGCCCTGTCCTGGGCGGGGGAACACGCGGCGCTCTGGCTGGCGGCCGGGCTCGCAGGAGCCGCCGTCGACGGCGGAAGACGCGGCGCCTGGCTGCGCGGCACGGCCCTCACCGCCGGGGCGCACCTCGTCAGCATGGGGGTGAAACGGGTCGTGCGCCGCCCGCGCCCCGCGCACGTCGAGCCCCTGGTGCGCACCGCCGGCCGGCACTCCTTCCCCAGCTCGCACGCCACCTCCGCCGCTGCCGCCGCCGTCGCCTTCGGCGCCCTGGGAGCACGCGCCGTCCCGCCGCTCGCCGCCGCCGTGTGCGTCTCGCGGCTGGTGGCCGGCGTCCACTACCCCTCGGACGTCGCGGCGGGCGCGGCCCTCGGTGCGCTCACGGCCCGGCTCGGCGCCCGCTGGATGAGGGGAGAGGCCCACCATGACTGAGACGGCCGTCCTGCGGCAGCGCACCCCCCAGGAGCGGTCCGCGCTACCCCGCAAAGGCAGTCTCCTGGCCGGTCTCCTGCGGACCGCGCGGCCCAGGCAGTGGGTGAAGAACGTCCTGGTGGTCGCCGCCCCGGCGGCCGCCGGCGAGCTCTTCTCCCGGCATGCCCTGACTCAACTCGCCCTCGTCTTCGTGTTCTTCACCGCCTGCGCCGCCGCCGTCTACCTCGTGAACGACGCCCGCGACGCCGACGCCGACCGCGCCCACCCCACCAAGCGCCACCGCCCGGTCGCCGCCGGGCAGGTCCCGGTGCCCGTCGCCTACGCCGTCGGCGGCTGCCTCGGCCTGCTCGCGCCCGCCGCCGCGGCCTGGCTCTGCTCCCCGGCCGTCGCCGCCCTGCTGACCGCCTACCTCGGCATGCAACTGGCCTACTGCGTCAGCCTCAAGCACGTCCTCGTCGTCGACCTCGCCGTCGTCACGACCGGTTTCCTGATGCGGGCGATGGTCGGCGGGCTCGCCCTCGGCATCCCGCTGTCACGCTGGTTCCTGATCACGACCGGGTTCGGCGCGCTGTTCATGGTGTCGGCCAAGCGCTACTCCGAAGCCGTGCAGATGGCCGGAAGAGCGGGCGCCACACGCGCGTTGCTCACCGAGTACACCACCGGCTACCTCCGCTTCGTCTGGCAGCTCGCGGCCGGTGTCGCCGTCCTCGGCTACTGCCTGTGGGCCATGGAGGAGGGCGGCGTCCCGCACACCAGCGTGCTGCCCTGGCGGCAACTGTCCATGGTCGCCTTCATCCTCGCCGTCCTCAGGTACGCCGTCTTCGCCGACCGCGGCACGGCCGGCGAACCCGAGGACGTCGTCCTGCGCGACCGGGCGCTCGCCCTCATCGGCCTGGTGTGGGTGGCGATGTACGGCCTGGCGGTGGCCAATTGGTGACCACGCGCGCATGGTCGAGCCCCACGGCCCCCTGCCGCCGGGAGCTCCTGGGCTTCGCCACCGTCGGTCTCCTCGCCTACGCCGTCGACCTCGCCCTCTTCACGTACCTGCGCGGCCCCGCCGGACTCGGCCCGCTCACCGCCAAGGCCCTGTCCTTCGTGGCCGCGTGCTCGGTCGCCTACGCGGGCAACGCCCTCGGCACCTACCGGAACAGGCGGCCCAGGGGCCTGCGCCCGTACGCCGTCTTCTTCGCGGTGAACCTCGCCGGTGCCGCCG encodes the following:
- a CDS encoding 2'-5' RNA ligase family protein, giving the protein MGTVTIGVSIAVPEPHGSRLQQLRAGFGDAAAHGIPTHVTLLPPTEIDESALPAVEAHLSEVAAAGRPFPMRLSGTGTFRPLSPVVFVRVVAGAEACTRLQEQVRDPAGPVVRELQFPYHPHVTVAHGIEEAAMDRAFEELADYEAEWPCTGFALYEQGADGVWRKLREFPFGGSVVPPQAGHVERGSVPTW
- the trpS gene encoding tryptophan--tRNA ligase, producing MASDRPRVLSGIQPTAGSFHLGNYLGAVRQWVALQETHDAFYMVVDLHAITIPQDPRDLRANTRLAAAQLLAAGLDPDRCTLFVQSHVPEHAQLAWVMNCLTGFGEASRMTQFKDKAAKQGAERASVGLFTYPILQVADILLYQAHEVPVGEDQRQHVELTRDLAERFNGRFGQSFTVPKPYILRETAKIYDLQDPSIKMSKSASTPKGLINLLDEPKATAKKVKSAVTDTDTVIRYDVENKPGISNLLTIYSTLTGETIGELEEKYAGKMYGALKTDLAEVMVEFVTPFRERTQQYLDDPETLDSILAKGAEKARAVAAETLAQAYDKVGFLPAKH
- a CDS encoding GtrA family protein: MTTRAWSSPTAPCRRELLGFATVGLLAYAVDLALFTYLRGPAGLGPLTAKALSFVAACSVAYAGNALGTYRNRRPRGLRPYAVFFAVNLAGAAVQLLCLAVSHYGLGLTSQRADTVSGAVIGMALATILRFWGTRTWVFRAEGRVGSWTG
- a CDS encoding phosphatase PAP2 family protein, with the protein product MDDLDDLHDMDHRIVSALRACGTDPRVAGAARALSWAGEHAALWLAAGLAGAAVDGGRRGAWLRGTALTAGAHLVSMGVKRVVRRPRPAHVEPLVRTAGRHSFPSSHATSAAAAAVAFGALGARAVPPLAAAVCVSRLVAGVHYPSDVAAGAALGALTARLGARWMRGEAHHD
- a CDS encoding decaprenyl-phosphate phosphoribosyltransferase, giving the protein MTETAVLRQRTPQERSALPRKGSLLAGLLRTARPRQWVKNVLVVAAPAAAGELFSRHALTQLALVFVFFTACAAAVYLVNDARDADADRAHPTKRHRPVAAGQVPVPVAYAVGGCLGLLAPAAAAWLCSPAVAALLTAYLGMQLAYCVSLKHVLVVDLAVVTTGFLMRAMVGGLALGIPLSRWFLITTGFGALFMVSAKRYSEAVQMAGRAGATRALLTEYTTGYLRFVWQLAAGVAVLGYCLWAMEEGGVPHTSVLPWRQLSMVAFILAVLRYAVFADRGTAGEPEDVVLRDRALALIGLVWVAMYGLAVANW
- a CDS encoding decaprenylphospho-beta-D-erythro-pentofuranosid-2-ulose 2-reductase, whose protein sequence is MKDAFGLPQSLLVLGGTSEIALATARRLIARRTRTVWLAGRPSPALEEAAGQLRGLGADVHTVAFDALDPTSHEAVLGKVFAEGDIDMVLLAFGLLGDQARDEREPEAAVRVAQTNYTGAVSAGLVCARALQSQGHGSLVVMSSVAGERARRANFIYGSSKAGLDAFAQGLGDALHGTGVHVMVVRPGFVRTRMTAGLPEAPLATTPEAVATAVELGLRRRSETVWVPGALRVVMSALRHLPRGVFRRLPI
- a CDS encoding FAD-binding oxidoreductase produces the protein MSADTDSDPDVMGLDHTTVTGWGRTAPTAARLIRPRTYEEAAAAVRECGARGGIPRGLGRAYGDAAQNAGGSVLDMTGLDRVHAIDADGGTVLCDAGVSLHRLMEVLLPLGWFVPVTPGTRYVTVGGAIGADIHGKNHHVSGSFARHVLAFELLTADGEIRTVIPGTPLFDATAGGMGLTGVILTATIRLQPVETSLMSVDTERATDLDDLMARLAATDHRYRYSVAWIDLLARGAATGRAVLTRGDHAPLDALPARLRRDPLSFRTSRLPSVPAVLPEGLLTRTTVGLFNELWYRKAPRARSGQLQRISAFFHPLDGVPHWNRVYGRGGFVQYQFVVGYGREDALRRIVRRISERRCPSFLAVLKRFGESDPGWLSFPVPGWTLALDIPAGLPGLGTFLDELDEEVATVGGRVYLAKDARLRPELLAAMYPRLDDFRALRAELDPHGVFTSDLSRRLGLQAQP